One segment of Solanum stenotomum isolate F172 chromosome 1, ASM1918654v1, whole genome shotgun sequence DNA contains the following:
- the LOC125853408 gene encoding uncharacterized protein LOC125853408, with product MRCKKHLSDLSSSVGVCASCLRERLFAVMAAQAQAQAQARAQVQQQLFQEDHRKSDGNPPPLMFPRSVSPYISRRKSDTTPWQFQHNSLPSIRDQRFYSTPQVGPNGTVIAAGPYKKKSYFRFFSGLFRSKSDKLDLDRRVSNSGDACPASSSSPSWFSTILSGRRKKQSRTFSLEESTIGGHRRTHRNRDRGMSPARYSDDEEDEHCGGSSGYSSESSQGWKQTPRRTPAAQPGRRGKSSHNRNLSGMAFCLSPLVRASPSRNWNQKGMPPEMVFSGEIRVTAKPQLSTATSFCKNRSRKLADFGRFNPNR from the coding sequence ATGAGGTGTAAAAAGCATCTTTCTGACCTGAGTAGCAGCGTCGGGGTCTGCGCTTCATGTCTCCGGGAAAGGCTATTTGCGGTTATGGCTGCACAGGCCCAGGCTCAAGCTCAAGCACGGGCTCAAGTACAGCAGCAGTTGTTTCAGGAGGATCACAGGAAATCCGATGGAAATCCTCCGCCGTTGATGTTTCCTCGCTCCGTTTCGCCGTATATATCTCGCCGGAAATCTGATACGACGCCGTGGCAATTCCAGCATAATTCGCTTCCGTCTATTCGAGATCAAAGATTTTACAGTACTCCACAAGTAGGACCCAACGGTACGGTAATTGCTGCTGGGCCTTATAAGAAGAAAAgttattttagatttttctcTGGTTTGTTTAGATCCAAGTCGGATAAACTTGATTTGGATCGTAGGGTTTCGAATTCGGGTGATGCTTGCCCGGCCTCGTCTTCTTCACCGTCGTGGTTCTCCACGATTCTCTCTGGTCGCCGGAAAAAGCAGTCACGAACGTTTTCTTTAGAAGAATCGACGATCGGAGGTCATCGGAGGACGCATCGTAATCGTGATCGAGGAATGTCGCCTGCTCGATATTCAGACGACGAGGAAGACGAGCATTGCGGCGGATCCAGCGGGTACTCATCTGAGTCATCGCAGGGTTGGAAACAAACTCCGAGAAGAACACCAGCAGCTCAACCTGGCCGACGAGGGAAATCAAGTCATAATCGGAACCTCAGTGGAATGGCGTTTTGCTTGAGTCCGTTAGTGCGGGCAAGCCCTAGCAGAAATTGGAACCAAAAAGGAATGCCGCCTGAAATGGTGTTTTCCGGCGAGATTAGAGTCACAGCAAAACCTCAGCTCTCCACAGCGACGTCGTTTTGCAAGAACAGATCGAGAAAGCTTGCCGATTTCGGGAGGTTCAATCCCAATCGCTGA
- the LOC125862093 gene encoding uncharacterized protein LOC125862093: protein MKKHEVEFGMYPLCIDTSDRSDEDIHNFDATTSAIVCVEGGKRDTKALSIVESKICDSYYISEMEVENYILDTNISNVEVKQLYKDKTTLMIVMEKYKIKHNFNFRVKRSDSKSYVLVCHSDACCWELKASVRKNTDIFKVRYFNSEHTCPLRDRVLSKVQATVGFLSGVTAPKLVNHKKKHTPNDIIEDVRPLYGVEISYQQAWRAKERALKMIRDKPADGYNQMPKYIYMLNIVYPNSYIRMHKLEKNEFMYLFISLRPIMRGFEFCRPVVVVDASHLSGSYRRTFVSASTLDGADCILPLAYGIVDTENDYSWT, encoded by the exons atgaAGAAACATGAGGTAGAATTTGGTATGTATCCACTATGCATTGATACATCGGATAGAAGTGATGAAGATATACATAATTTTGATGCAACAACAAGTGCAATTGTGTGTGTTGAAGGTGGAAAAAGGGACACAAAGGCTCTAAGCATTGTTGAATCGAAAATTTGTGATTCTTATTATATATCAGAAATGGAGgtggaaaattatatattaGATACAAATATTTCTAATGTGGAAGTGAAGCAATTGTACAAGGATAAGACAACTCTAATGATTGTTatggaaaaatataaaattaagcatAACTTCAATTTTAGAGTTAAGAGATCTGATAGCAAAAG CTACGTATTGGTATGTCATTCAGATGCTTGTTGTTGGGAATTGAAGGCGTCTGTTAGGAAAAATACGGACATATTCAAAGTGAGATACTTCAATAGTGAACATACATGTCCATTGAGAGATAGGGTATTAAGTAAGGTACAAGCTACAGTTGGGTTTCTTAGTGGTGTGACAGCTCCAAAGTTAGtgaatcataaaaaaaaacatactccAAACGATATAATTGAGGATGTTAGGCCACTATATGGAGTTGAAATTTCTTACCAACAAGCATGGCGTGCAAAAGAACGTGCATTGAAGATGATTAGGGATAAACCTGCGGACGGATACAACCAGATgccaaaatacatatatatgttgaaCATTGTGTATCCAAATTCATATATACGTATGCACAAgttggaaaaaaatgagtttatgtaTCTCTTCATATCATTAAGGCCAATAATGAGAGGGTTTGAGTTCTGTAGgcctgttgttgttgttgatgcttcaCATCTTAGCGGATCTTATCGAAGGACATTTGTATCGGCAAGTACACTCGATGGGGCAG ATTGTATATTGCCGTTAGCTTATGGAATTGTAGACACGGAAAATGATTATTCATGGACATGA
- the LOC125852629 gene encoding phragmoplastin DRP1E-like has translation MESLIGLVNRIQRACTALGDYGGGDNAFSSLWDALPSVAVVGGQSSGKSSVLESIVSRDFLPRGSGIVTRRPLVLQLHKTDDGQQEYAEFGHIPRRRFTDFGMVRKEIADETDRITGKTKQISPVPIHLSIYSPNVVNLTLIDLPGLTKVAVEGQSETIVEDIENMVRTYVGKPNCIILAVSPANQDIATSDAIKLAREVDPTGERTFGVLTKLDLMDKGTNALDVLEGRAYRLQHPWVGIVNRSQADINKNVDMIYARRKEREYFATSPEYGHLASKMGSEYLAKLLSKHLEQFIKARIPSITSLINKSIDELESELDHLGRPIAVDAGAQLYTILELCRAFDKIFKEHLDGGRPGGDRIYGVFDNQLPAALRKLPFDRYLSVQNVRKVVSEADGYQPHLIAPEQGYRRLIEGALNYFRGPAEASVDAVHFVLKELVRKSIGECQELKRFPSLQSTIAAASTEALEKFRDEGRKTVVRLVDMESSYLTVDFFRKLPQEMEIPKGGKPEAAAAVDRYGEAHFRRIGSNVSSYVNMVSDTLRNTLPKAVVYCQVKEAKQSLLNYFYTQIGKKEGKALSELLDEDPALMERRMQCAKRLELYKKARDEIDSVAWVR, from the exons ATGGAGAGTTTAATTGGTTTGGTGAATCGGATTCAGAGAGCTTGTACAGCTCTTGGTGATTATGGCGGTGGAGATAATGCATTTTCTTCTCTATGGGATGCTCTTCCTTCAGTTGCCGTTGTCGGTGGTCAG AGTTCTGGAAAGTCATCTGTGTTGGAAAGCATAGTAAGCCGAGATTTTCTTCCTCGTGGATCAG GAATTGTCACAAGGAGACCATTGGTGTTGCAGCTTCATAAGACTGATGACGGACAGCAGGAATATGCAGAGTTTGGTCATATTCCGAGAAGACGGTTCACAGATTTTG gCATGGTCCGCAAGGAGATTGCGGATGAAACTGATCGAATCACAGGGAAAACTAAGCAGATTTCTCCTGTTCCAATCCACCTGAGCATATACTCTCCAAATG TGGTCAACTTAACACTGATTGATTTACCTGGTTTAACAAAAGTGGCTGTTG AGGGGCAGTCTGAGACTATAGTCGAAGACATTGAGAACATGGTGCGAACATATGTTGGGAAG CCAAACTGCATCATTCTAGCTGTTTCTCCTGCCAATCAGGATATCGCCACCTCTGACGCAATAAAACTTGCAAGAGAAGTGGACCCCACAG GTGAACGGACATTTGGAGTGTTGACCAAGCTAGATTTGATGGACAAAGGCACTAATGCTCTAGAT GTTCTTGAAGGAAGAGCTTATCGTTTGCAACATCCCTGGGTTGGTATTGTGAATCGTTCACAAGCTGACATCAATAAAAATGTAGACATGATTTATGCAAGAAGAAAGGAGCGTGAATATTTTGCTACCAGTCCGGAGTATGGGCATCTGGCTAGTAAAATGGGTTCAGAGTACCTTGCAAAACTACTGTCAAAG CACTTGGAACAATTTATTAAGGCAAGAATACCAAGTATCACATCACTTATCAATAAAAGCATAGATGAACTTGAATCGGAACTGGACCACCTTGGAAGGCCTATTGCTGTTGATGCAGGC GCTCAACTGTATACTATTTTGGAACTTTGCCGTGCTTTTGATAAGATATTTAAGGAGCATCTAGATGGAGG TCGACCTGGTGGTGATCGAATTTATGGAGTTTTTGACAACCAACTACCTGCTGCTTTGAGAAAACTCCCGTTTGACCGATATCTCTCTGTACAAAATGTGAGGAAAGTTGTTTCAGAGGCAGATGGTTACCAGCCTCACTTGATAGCACCTGAGCAAGGTTATAGACGTCTAATTGAAGGGGCCTTAAATTATTTTAGAGGCCCAGCTGAAGCCTCTGTTGATGCT GTTCACTTTGTGTTGAAGGAACTAGTGAGGAAATCTATTGGAGAATGTCAG GAATTGAAGCGGTTTCCCAGTTTGCAATCTACAATAGCTGCAGCTTCTACTGAAGCCTTGGAAAAATTCCGGGATGAAGGTAGAAAGACGGTAGTCAGATTAGTGGACATGGAATCTTCTTACTTGACAGTGGATTTCTTCAGAAAACTACCTCAGGAGATGGAAATCCCCAAGGGGGGAAAGCCAGAAGCTGCTGCTGCCGTAGACCGGTATGGAGAGGCTCACTTTCGTCGGATAGGTTCAAATGTATCATCATATGTAAATATGGTGTCTGATACATTGAGGAACACACTCCCCAAGGCAGTGGTTTATTGTCAAGTTAAGGAGGCCAAACAATCTTTGTTGAACTACTTCTACACTCAGATTGGGAAGAAAGAG GGCAAGGCACTTTCAGAATTGTTAGATGAAGATCCTGCATTGATGGAGAGAAGAATGCAATGTGCCAAGAGGCTTGAACTGTACAAGAAAGCAAGAGATGAGATTGATTCTGTAGCGTGGGTACGATGA